One region of Vitis vinifera cultivar Pinot Noir 40024 chromosome 1, ASM3070453v1 genomic DNA includes:
- the LOC100264755 gene encoding lignin-forming anionic peroxidase has protein sequence MGLTSWPSCISPACIFLAVFLILSNMPCEAQLSPTFYDDTCPTALTTIRTAVRTAVSRERRMAASLIRLHFHDCFVQGCDASILLDDSSSIQSEKNAPNNLNSVRGYEVIDNIKSKVESICPGVVSCADIVAVAARDASVAVSGPTWTVKLGRRDSTTSGLSLAATNLPSFRDSLDKLVSLFGSKGLSARDMVALSGSHTIGQARCVTFRDRVYNGTDIDAGFASTRRRRCPADNGNGDANLAPLEKGLLQSDQVLFSGGSTDTIVNEYSKSPKTFRSDFASAMVKMGDIEPLTGSAGVIRKFCNVIN, from the exons ATGGGTTTAACAAGTTGGCCCTCCTGCATTTCTCCTGCCTGCATTTTTCTTGCTGTGTTCCTCATTCTCTCAAACATGCCTTGTGAAGCTCAGCTATCTCCAACATTCTATGATGATACCTGTCCAACAGCACTCACCACCATCCGGACAGCTGTCAGAACAGCGGTGTCACGTGAGCGTAGAATGGCAGCATCGCTGATTCGTCTCCACTTCCACGATTGCTTTGTTCAG GGCTGTGATGCATCAATCTTGCTTGACGATTCCTCCTCCATTCAAAGCGAGAAGAATGCACCTAATAATTTGAATTCAGTTAGAGGGTATGAAGTCATAGATAATATCAAGTCCAAGGTGGAGAGCATTTGTCCAGGCGTTGTATCTTGTGCAGACATTGTTGCAGTCGCAGCCCGAGATGCATCTGTTGCT GTTAGTGGCCCAACATGGACAGTGAAGCTTGGAAGAAGAGACTCCACCACTTCAGGCCTCAGCCTAGCTGCAACCAACCTACCAAGCTTTAGGGACAGCCTCGACAAGCTTGTTTCCTTGTTCGGCAGCAAAGGTTTGAGTGCAAGAGACATGGTGGCCCTTTCTG GTTCTCATACAATTGGTCAAGCTAGATGCGTGACATTCCGGGATAGGGTATACAATGGAACTGACATTGACGCTGGCTTTGCCAGTACCAGGAGACGCCGTTGTCCTGCTGATAATGGGAATGGTGATGCCAATCTTGCACCCCTTGA GAAAGGCCTTCTTCAATCCGACCAAGTACTTTTTAGTGGAGGATCCACCGACACTATTGTCAATGAATACAGCAAGAGCCCAAAAACTTTCAGGTCTGACTTTGCATCTGCCATGGTAAAGATGGGAGATATCGAACCTCTTACTGGATCTGCTGGAGTGATACGGAAATTCTGCAACGTCATAAACTAA
- the LOC100242472 gene encoding lignin-forming anionic peroxidase-like, whose protein sequence is MVALSGSHTIGQARCVTVRDRIYDNGTNIDTGFASTRRRRCPVDNGNGDDNLAPLDVVTPNSFDNNYFKNLIQRKGLLQSDQVLFNGGSTDSIVTEYSKSPSTFSSEFASAMVKMGDIEPLLGSAGEIRKICNVIN, encoded by the exons ATGGTTGCTCTTTCAG GTTCCCATACAATAGGCCAAGCAAGATGCGTGACCGTCCGCGATAGAATATACGACAATGGGACTAACATTGATACTGGCTTTGCTAGCACCCGGAGACGCCGGTGTCCTGTTGATAATGGGAATGGTGATGATAATCTTGCACCCCTGGATGTGGTGACACCCAATTCTTTTGATAACAATTACTTCAAGAATCTCATTCAAAGAAAAGGCCTCCTTCAATCAGATCAGGTACTTTTTAACGGAGGATCTACGGATAGTATTGTGACCGAGTATAGCAAAAGCCCTTCAACTTTCAGTTCTGAATTTGCATCTGCCATGGTAAAAATGGGAGATATCGAACCTCTCCTTGGCTCTGCTGGAGAGATAAGAAAAATCTGCAACGTTATAAACTAA
- the LOC100247600 gene encoding lignin-forming anionic peroxidase: protein MGLAAGSSRWPSCVSHAFILVAGLLILSNMPCEAQLSSSFYDNACPSALSTIRTAIRTAVSRERRMAASLIRLHFHDCFVQGCDASILLDDSPTIQSEKNAPNNNNSVRGFEVIDNVKSQVENICPGVVSCADILAVAARDASVAVGGPTWTLKLGRRDSTTSGLSQAATNLPTFRDGLDRLTSLFSSKGLSTRDMVALSGSHTIGQARCVTFRDRIYGNGTNIDAGFASTRRRRCPADNGNGDDNLAPLDLVTPNSFDNNYFKNLIQRKGLLQSDQVLFNGGSTDSIVTEYSKSPSTFSSDFSSAMVKMGDIEPLIGSAGVIRKFCNVIN from the exons ATGGGCTTGGCAGCTGGGAGCTCAAGGTGGCCTTCCTGTGTTTCTCATGCATTTATTCTTGTTGCTGGGCTATTGATTCTCTCAAacatgccatgtgaagctcaaCTTTCTTCGTCATTCTATGATAATGCCTGTCCAAGTGCACTCAGTACCATCCGGACAGCCATAAGGACTGCGGTATCCCGCGAGCGtagaatggcagcatctctgATTCGTCTCCATTTCCATGACTGCTTTGTTCAG GGCTGTGATGCATCAATCTTGCTTGATGATTCCCCCACCATTCAAAGTGAGAAAAATGCACCTAACAATAACAATTCAGTTAGAGGGTTCGAAGTCATAGACAATGTCAAGTCTCAGGTGGAGAACATTTGTCCAGGCGTTGTATCCTGTGCAGACATTCTTGCAGTGGCAGCACGAGATGCATCTGTTGCA GTTGGGGGGCCAACATGGACACTGAAGCTTGGAAGAAGAGACTCCACCACTTCAGGCCTCAGCCAAGCTGCAACTAACCTTCCAACCTTTAGAGACGGCCTGGACAGGCTTACTTCCTTGTTCAGTAGCAAAGGTTTAAGTACAAGAGACATGGTTGCTCTTTCAG GTTCCCATACAATAGGCCAAGCAAGATGCGTGACCTTCCGCGATAGAATATACGGCAATGGAACTAACATTGATGCTGGCTTTGCTAGCACTCGGAGGCGCCGGTGTCCTGCTGATAATGGGAATGGTGATGATAATCTTGCACCCCTGGATTTGGTGACACCCAATTCTTTCGATAACAATTACTTCAAGAATCTCATTCAAAGAAAAGGCCTCCTTCAATCAGACCAGGTACTTTTTAACGGAGGATCTACCGATAGTATTGTCACGGAGTATAGCAAGAGCCCTTCAACTTTCAGCTCTGATTTTTCATCTGCCATGGTAAAAATGGGAGATATCGAACCTCTCATTGGCTCTGCTGGAGTGATAAGAAAATTCTGCAACGTTATAAACTAA
- the LOC100252708 gene encoding lignin-forming anionic peroxidase: protein MGLAAGSSTWPSCVSHAFILVAGLLILSNMPCEAQLSSSFYDNTCPSALSTIRTAIRTAVSRERRMAASLIRLHFHDCFVQGCDASILLDDSPTIQSEKNAPNNNNSVRGFEVIDNVKSQVENICPGVVSCADILAVAARDASVAVGGPTWTLKLGRRDSTTSGLSQAATNLPTFRDGLDRLTSLFSSKGLSTRDMVALSGSHTIGQARCVTFRDRIYGNGTNIDAGFASTRRRRCPADNGNGDDNLAPLDLVTPNSFDNNYFKNLIQRKGLLQSDQVLFNGGSTDSIVTEYSKSPSTFSSDFSSAMVKMGDIEPLIGSAGEIRKFCNVIN from the exons ATGGGCTTGGCAGCTGGGAGCTCAACGTGGCCTTCCTGTGTTTCTCATGCATTTATTCTTGTTGCTGGGTTATTGATTCTCTCAAacatgccatgtgaagctcagCTTTCTTCGTCATTCTATGATAATACCTGTCCAAGTGCACTCAGTACCATCCGGACAGCCATAAGGACTGCGGTATCCCGCGAGCGtagaatggcagcatctctgATTCGTCTCCATTTCCATGACTGCTTTGTTCAG GGCTGTGATGCATCAATCTTGCTTGATGATTCCCCCACCATTCAAAGTGAGAAAAATGCACCTAACAATAACAATTCAGTTAGAGGGTTCGAAGTCATAGACAATGTCAAGTCTCAGGTGGAGAACATTTGTCCAGGCGTTGTATCCTGTGCAGACATTCTTGCAGTGGCAGCACGAGATGCATCTGTTGCA GTTGGGGGGCCAACATGGACACTGAAGCTTGGAAGAAGAGACTCCACCACTTCAGGCCTCAGCCAAGCTGCAACTAACCTTCCAACCTTTAGAGACGGCCTGGACAGGCTTACTTCCTTGTTCAGTAGCAAAGGTTTAAGTACAAGAGACATGGTTGCTCTTTCAG GTTCCCATACAATAGGCCAAGCAAGATGTGTGACCTTCCGCGATAGAATATACGGCAATGGAACTAACATTGATGCTGGCTTTGCTAGCACTCGGAGGCGCCGGTGTCCTGCTGATAATGGGAATGGTGATGATAATCTTGCACCCCTGGATTTGGTGACACCCAATTCTTTCGATAACAATTACTTCAAGAATCTCATTCAAAGAAAAGGCCTCCTTCAATCAGACCAGGTACTTTTTAACGGAGGATCTACCGATAGTATTGTCACGGAGTATAGCAAGAGCCCTTCAACTTTCAGCTCTGATTTTTCATCTGCCATGGTAAAAATGGGAGATATCGAGCCTCTCATTGGCTCTGCTGGAGAGATAAGAAAATTCTGCAACGTTATAAACTAA
- the LOC104880686 gene encoding acyl-lipid (9-3)-desaturase-like, protein MAATKRYISKEELKTHSRAKEHLGGSAPLLSLAGQDATDAFVAYHPGVLWSRLDDFFIGFHLKDYIVSEVSKDYRRLVYEFLKMGLFEKKGHGVFVTLCAMAVMFSACIYGVLGCDNTWVHLASGALMGLFWIQSGWIGHDSGHYQVMMNGRLNCFAQVLSGNCLAELEDAVDGPGSMGQHLTPPRLERNGDGIPLTCPTPPQVWDGDEKQIYIIGTGMG, encoded by the exons ATGGCAGCGACAAAGAGGTACATTTCAAAGGAAGAGCTCAAGACCCACAGCAGG GCGAAAGAGCACCTAGGTGGGTCTGCTCCATTGCTGAGTCTTGCCGGCCAGGATGCTACTGATGCTTTTGTGGCCTACCATCCCGGGGTTTTGTGGAGCCGTTTGGACGATTTCTTTATTGGGTTTCATCTCAAGGATTACATTGTTTCGGAGGTGTCGAAGGATTATAGGAGGTTGGTGTATGAGTTTTTGAAGATGGGGTTGTTTGAGAAAAAGGGGCATGGGGTGTTCGTCACACTCTGTGCGATGGCGGTGATGTTCTCCGCCTGTATTTATGGGGTTCTGGGGTGTGACAACACATGGGTTCATCTTGCCAGTGGTGCGTTGATGGGCCTTTTTTGGATTCAGAGTGGGTGGATTGGGCACGATTCTGGGCACTACCAGGTGATGATGAACGGGCGTTTGAACTGCTTTGCGCAGGTGTTGAGTGGGAATTGTCTTGCGGAATTGGAAGATGCTGTTGATGGTCCCGGCAGCATGGGCCAGCACCTGACCCCACCCCGCCTCGAGAGAAACGGGGATGGGATCCCATTAACCTGCCCCACCCCACCCCAGGTATGGGACGGAGATGAGAAACAGATTTATATAATTGGGACGGGAATGGGGTAG